CGGCCGAGTCGTTCGTCGCCGAGGTCGAGGTGGAACACGCCGACGCCACCCACAACGTGCCCGCCTACCGGGTCCGGGCCGACCCCTTCCGCGAGTACGCCACCGACGACGGCGAACCCTCGGGATCGGCGGGCAAGCCCGCGTTGAACGTTCTCCAGGGCGAGGAGATCGAGAACATCGCCTGCGTCGTCACGCGCTACTACGGCGGGACGCACCTCGGCTACGGCGGGTTGGTCCGGGCGTACTCGCGGGCGGTGAGCGAGGCCCTCGACGCCGCCGGGGCCCTCACCGAACGTCCCCACACCCGTCTGTCGATCACCGCCGAGTACGACGATTCCGGTTCCGTGCGGGGGATCATCGAGAGCACGGGGGTCGGGTTTGAGGCCGACTACGGCGAACGGGTCACGTTCGACGTGCGCGTCCCGAGCGAGGAGCGCGACGAACTGTGCGACAGGCTCCGGAGCGCGACGGGCGGGCGGGTCGGGATCGAGTAGTTTCGAACCGAAACCCTATTCGCGCCGGCTTGCGAGACCCGAGCATGCAGACGATCAGCGCCAACGATTATCACGATCTCGTCCGGGTGAGCGATCCCCAACTGTCGCCCGACGGCGAGCGCGTGGCGTTCGTCCGGACGACGCCGAGGGACGCCGAGGAGAGCGAGGCGACGATCCACATCGCCTCGCTGGGCGGCGAGGGATCGCGACGCTTCACCCTCACAGCGGGAATCGACAGCGAGCCACGCTGGAGCCCCTCGGGCGACCACCTCTCGTTCGTGAGTACGCGCGGCGATGACGACCGACCCCAACTCTGGGTCGCCCCCGCGGACGGCGGCGAGGCCCGGCGAATCACTGAGGGAGTCGGCGGCGTGTCGAACATCGCATGGCGTCCCGACGGCGAAGGGATCGCGTTCGTCCAGTCGAGCACCGGGGAGGACCGCGAGGAGGGGCGTGACATCGAGCAGAGGGATCCCGATTACGAGCCCGAAACACCCGATCCCCGCGTGATCGACCGGC
The DNA window shown above is from Halalkalicoccus jeotgali B3 and carries:
- a CDS encoding IMPACT family protein, which encodes MSDTYRTVAGRASAAFEVRGSEFLGHVAPVETVEAAESFVAEVEVEHADATHNVPAYRVRADPFREYATDDGEPSGSAGKPALNVLQGEEIENIACVVTRYYGGTHLGYGGLVRAYSRAVSEALDAAGALTERPHTRLSITAEYDDSGSVRGIIESTGVGFEADYGERVTFDVRVPSEERDELCDRLRSATGGRVGIE